In one Gemmatimonadota bacterium genomic region, the following are encoded:
- a CDS encoding DUF222 domain-containing protein, which produces MGHIHATEVLPEGRTRDQEALGRSQDQEALASDARHERMDRVAVLFGEITAATREFLAALAQSDRHRDWEDEGFASCAEWLAWRIGITRGTANEKVRAARALEHLPLISEAMARGELSFSKVRALTRVATADTETELLAFARAGSAANLERLVRGWKTLSRCDEAQQERIRHRRRCFSVFPDEDG; this is translated from the coding sequence ATGGGACACATCCACGCTACCGAAGTGCTGCCGGAGGGTCGAACCCGAGACCAGGAGGCGCTGGGTCGCAGCCAGGACCAGGAGGCGCTAGCGTCCGACGCTCGCCACGAGCGCATGGACCGAGTCGCTGTGCTGTTCGGTGAGATCACGGCGGCGACCCGTGAGTTCCTGGCGGCTCTCGCGCAGTCGGATCGTCACCGGGACTGGGAGGACGAGGGCTTCGCTTCGTGCGCCGAGTGGCTCGCATGGCGGATCGGCATCACGCGCGGTACGGCGAACGAGAAGGTCAGAGCCGCTCGTGCACTCGAGCATCTCCCACTCATCTCGGAGGCGATGGCCAGGGGAGAGCTGTCGTTCAGCAAAGTGCGGGCGTTGACGCGCGTAGCGACAGCCGACACCGAAACTGAGCTGCTCGCGTTCGCCCGTGCGGGTTCGGCCGCCAACCTGGAGCGTCTGGTGAGGGGGTGGAAGACGCTGAGCCGGTGCGATGAAGCGCAACAGGAACGGATCAGACACAGGAGGAGGTGCTTCTCGGTCTTCCCCGACGAAGATGGGA